One segment of Perognathus longimembris pacificus isolate PPM17 chromosome 26, ASM2315922v1, whole genome shotgun sequence DNA contains the following:
- the LOC125342505 gene encoding 7-alpha-hydroxycholest-4-en-3-one 12-alpha-hydroxylase, with product MFFWGLVFGALLALVAVYLFFPGLFRQRGPQEPPLDKGFVPWLGHALAFRRNMFEFLKRMQAKHGDVFTLQLGGQYFTYIMDPLSFGQIIKESRKKLDFVEYAQELVLQVFGYQSTKEDHRMIHSASVKYLMGDGLEELNTALLESLSLVMLGPKGRSPQDGGWHEDGLFHFCYNIIFKAGYLSLFGSTKDQEQDLLHAEELFVQFRRFDVLFPRFVYSLLSPREWLEVNRLQQHFHHNLSVAENRGKEGVSAWLSHMLQHLGEQGRASEMQDRFNFMMLWASQGNTGPTSFWALLFLLKNPTALRAVRKEALEVLGERRLEEHQFFPFEISALKHTPVLDSVVEETLRLGATPTLLRVVQEDYVLHLASGHQYVIRQGDKLALFPYLSVHMDSDIHPEPTCFKYDRFLNPDGSRKVDFYKKGKKIHHYSMPWGSGTSICPGRFFALSEVKLFILIMVIYFDLELVDPDIAIPPLDPGRWGFGTSQPTHDVSFRYRLKPLQ from the coding sequence ATGTTCTTTTGGGGTCTGGTGTTCGGAGCATTGCTTGCCCTGGTGGCTGTCTATCTGTTTTTCCCAGGATTATTCCGGCAACGGGGACCCCAAGAACCACCTCTGGATAAGGGTTTCGTGCCGTGGCTGGGCCATGCCCTGGCCTTCCGGAGGAATATGTTTGAGTTTTTGAAACGCATGCAAGCCAAACACGGGGATGTGTTTACCTTGCAACTGGGGGGTCAGTATTTCACCTACATCATGGACCCTCTCTCTTTTGGCCAGATCATCAAGGAGTCACGGAAGAAGCTGGACTTCGTGGAGTATGCCCAAGAACTGGTCTTGCAGGTATTTGGGTACCAGTCCACAAAGGAAGACCACCGGATGATCCACTCAGCCAGTGTGAAGTATCTGATGGGAGATGGTTTGGAGGAGCTCAACACCGCCTTGCTAGAGAGTCTGTCTCTGGTGATGCTGGGGCCCAAAGGCCGGAGTCCCCAGGATGGAGGCTGGCACGAGGATGGACTCTTTCATTTCTGCTACAACATCATCTTCAAAGCCGGCTACCTGAGTTTGTTTGGTTCCACGAAGGATCAAGAACAGGACCTGCTGCATGCCGAAGAGCTCTTCGTGCAATTCCGTCGCTTCGATGTGCTCTTCCCCAGGTTTGTCTATTCCCTCCTGAGTCCCCGGGAATGGCTGGAAGTCAATCGACTCCAACAACACTTCCACCACAACCTCTCGGTGGCAGAGAACAGGGGCAAGGAAGGCGTGAGCGCCTGGTTAAGCCACATGCTACAGCATCTTGGAGAACAAGGGAGGGCATCGGAGATGCAGGATCGGTTCAATTTCATGATGCTCTGGGCCTCTCAGGGTAACACGGGCCCCACCTCTTTCTGGGCTCTGCTGTTCCTGCTGAAAAATCCCACGGCCCTGCGAGCGGTCAGAAAGGAAGCCCTGGAGGTGCTAGGGGAGAGGCGATTGGAGGAGCACCAGTTCTTCCCTTTCGAGATCAGTGCTCTGAAGCACACGCCTGTGTTGGATAGCGTGGTGGAGGAAACCCTGCGGCTGGGGGCCACGCCCACCCTCCTGAGGGTGGTTCAGGAGGACTACGTCCTCCACCTGGCCAGCGGGCACCAGTATGTCATCCGTCAGGGGGACAAACTCGCTCTGTTCCCTTACCTCTCGGTGCACATGGACTCTGACATCCACCCTGAGCCCACTTGCTTTAAGTACGATCGCTTCCTCAACCCCGATGGCAGCCGCAAAGTGGACTTCtataagaaagggaagaaaatccaCCACTATTCTATGCCTTGGGGGTCGGGGACGTCCATCTGCCCTGGCAGATTCTTTGCCCTCAGTGAGGTCAAACTCTTCATCTTGATTATGGTGATCTATTTTGACCTAGAACTGGTAGATCCGGACATAGCGATACCCCCCCTGGACCCAGGTCGCTGGGGTTTTGGGACATCCCAACCCACCCATGATGTGTCTTTCCGCTATCGCCTGAAGCCTCTGCAGTGA
- the Ackr2 gene encoding atypical chemokine receptor 2: MASTISPLPLTSNDFTSSNHSFYDDDYYDGIEFLLCRKEDVQSFARIFLPLIYTLIFVLGLGGNLLLLVVLLRYMPRRRTTEIYLINLAISNLCFVVTLPFWAISVAWHWVFGNGMCKLVSTLYTINFYSGIFFLSCMSLDKYLEIVHAQPRHRLRTPGKSLLLVAMVWIVSVAISIPDMVFMKITEEPPHGWNCYADFGGHGTIWKLFLRFQQNLLGFLLPFCLMSFFYIRIGCVLMQWKFPGQGWALRMTVGLVVAFFLLWFPYNLTLFLHSLLDLHVFGNCMTSTRLDYAMQVTESFAFFHCCVTPILYTFSSRRFRRYLKTFLATVLKGSLASEDSAPTSPSTCSGSSRHTAQEEMITLDDIEKRQVESSLHRVEGRLGEP, encoded by the coding sequence ATGGCCTCCACCATTTCCCCTCTGCCACTCACCTCCAACGACTTCACCTCCTCAAATCATTCCTTCTACGACGATGACTACTATGATGGCATAGAGTTCTTGCTCTGCAGGAAAGAAGACGTCCAGTCTTTTGCTAGAATCTTCCTCCCACTCATCTACACCCTGATCTTCGTGCTAGGCTTGGGTGGGAATCTTCTCCTCCTGGTGGTGTTGCTTCGTTATATGCCCCGAAGGCGAACGACAGAAATCTACCTGATCAATTTGGCCATCTCCAATCTGTGCTTTGTGGTGACACTGCCTTTCTGGGCTATTTCGGTGGCTTGGCACTGGGTCTTTGGAAATGGGATGTGCAAATTGGTGAGCACCCTCTACACTATTAATTTTTACAGTGGCATCTTTTTTCTTAGCTGCATGAGCCTGGACAAATATTTGGAAATTGTCCACGCTCAGCCCAGACACAGGCTGAGAACCCCAGGTAAGAGCCTGCTCCTGGTTGCCATGGTGTGGATTGTGTCTGTGGCCATTTCTATCCCAGATATGGTCTTTATGAAGATAACGGAGGAACCCCCACATGGGTGGAACTGTTATGCAGATTTTGGGGGCCATGGAACCATCTGGAAACTTTTCCTCCGATTCCAGCAGAACCTACTGgggtttctccttcccttctgcctcATGAGTTTTTTCTACATACGGATTGGTTGCGTTCTGATGCAATGGAAGTTTCCAGGCCAAGGTTGGGCTCTGAGAATGACTGTCGGCCTGGTGGTAGCTTTCTTCCTCCTGTGGTTCCCATACAACCTGACCTTGTTTTTGCACTCCTTGCTTGATCTCCACGTGTTCGGGAACTGCATGACCAGCACACGTCTGGATTACGCCATGCAAGTGACAGAGAGCTTCGCGTTCTTCCATTGCTGTGTGACCCCCATTCTCTATACCTTCTCCAGTCGCCGCTTCCGCCGGTATCTGAAGACCTTCCTGGCTACAGTTCTCAAGGGGTCCCTGGCATCGGAGGACTCTGctcccacctccccatccacCTGTTCTGGCAGTAGCAGGCacacagcccaggaagaaatgatCACCTTGGATGACATTGAAAAGAGACAGGTGGAAAGCTCCCTTCACAGGGTAGAGGGGAGACTTGGGGAACCATGA